From Coturnix japonica isolate 7356 chromosome 3, Coturnix japonica 2.1, whole genome shotgun sequence, the proteins below share one genomic window:
- the MAP10 gene encoding microtubule-associated protein 10: MSAAGGDVGLFALEVLVEAVRVAAPSPALRPAVALRLLSFPTLLVHPAASAPLLRPGRPFPFGRGKRCLFRWLRGSLCSALRRHPLRALLLALPATLGPEPTRLLGSCSISLAPAAAEVLQRPEEPVRWGRRGRFPLKDASGRTVGELVLGFSLSSLKAGEQSGPDTPPHTSPAPEDEEEEEEEVDEEEERGEEDGNIICPPVLYYSHEPAESRLPPAAAMGHSDRIVVQSPQEQSKVQSPPHPSAGPSLLHPSSPQQLHSTLAQLPLLSALLAELSVLTRSATPAAVHPHLAWLYQAPGYCDTRPQPSSHSSAHKPAEVLVRPSGSSEATNSQLKQGQEQTTLTLPGSSQAGKRSKNAAHHGERESERNCTTKENTPPRRKLLYGLTNTLRLRLKQTNPDKLIHLERREQYRKKQVEMLKVRSPLSKRKLLKNAGEQCVVSHRLCSKGDHSKQNGEVDETVETSLQNAPLKEYFSSTDACPDLQKQAAESPLRNVFASKEHPCKATASSLLGKTILKSAHKEKDLKVQLPAAFTSDANVKGSNDNEETIHLIHHKIMEHDNSSVASDQKGSPSWTAGKSSEFIYSDDFFASPDNIVYSEDFTSAESTERDLEDLDSSPEPLWLESPNRPQSGTEEESSRSRVSKASERAESISDFVPVHSSSSPVSSLKRSHGLKNSKGTGGESADLLNNPSLWAGLLDEEQEAHQVDKEENRVEQHIKQASILRDEQVSSDTYLNIGKGQTSTEKTQSVTQVSSYLPSNLSNHELSDVENSRSSKNDDVLGDLHAPIQYKDISELVICNLPGYTV, translated from the coding sequence ATGTCGGCGGCGGGCGGCGACGTGGGGCTGTTCGCCCTGGAGGTGCTGGTGGAGGCCGTGCGGGTGGCGGCCCCGAGCCCGGCGCTGCGTCCGGCCGTGGCGCTGCGCCTCCTCAGCTTCCCCACCCTCCTTGTTCACCCCGCCGCCTCCGCCCCGCTGCTCCGGCCTGGACGGCCCTTCCCCTTCGGCCGCGGCAAGCGCTGCCTGTTCCGCTGGCTCCGCGGCTCCCTGTGCTCCGCGCTCCGCCGCCATCCGCTCCGCGCCCTGCTGCTGGCGCTGCCCGCCACGCTCGGTCCGGAGCCCACCCGGCTGCTCGGCAGCTGCAGCATCTCGCTggcccccgccgccgccgagGTGCTGCAGCGGCCCGAGGAGCCCGTTCGCTGGGGCCGACGCGGCCGCTTCCCTCTCAAAGACGCATCGGGCCGCACGGTCGGGGAGCTGGTGCTGGGCTTCAGCCTCAGCAGCCTGAAGGCCGGGGAGCAGTCGGGCCCTGACACGCCACCCCACACCTCTCCTGCGCCGGAGGacgaggaagaggaggaggaggaggtggatgAAGAAGAAGAGCGAGGCGAGGAGGACGGCAACATCATTTGCCCTCCTGTGCTGTATTACAGCCATGAGCCAGCTGAGTCTCgtctgccaccagcagcagccatggggcaCTCGGATCGTATTGTGGTACAAAGCCCGCAAGAGCAAAGCAAGGTCCAGAGCCCCCCACACCCCAGTGCAGGGCCCTCCTTGCTAcaccccagcagcccccagcaaCTCCACAGCACCCTGGCACAGTTGCCACTGCTCAGCGCCttgctggcagagctgtcagTGCTCACCCGCTCTGCTACACCTGCTGCTGTCCATCCACATCTGGCCTGGCTATACCAGGCCCCAGGGTACTGTGACACACGTCCACAGCCATCCAGCCATTCCTCTGCCCACAAGCCTGCAGAGGTGCTGGTGAGACCAAGCGGGAGCAGTGAAGCTACCAACTCTCAATTGAAGCAAGGCCAGGAGCAGACTACCTTAACCTTACCAGGGTCTTCTCAGGCTGGGAAAAGATCTAAAAATGCTGCACACCATGGAGAGAGAGAATCAGAAAGAAACTGCACAACTAAGGAAAACACACCTCCCAGAAGGAAACTATTGTATGGGCTGACAAATACACTGAGGCTACGGCTGAAGCAAACCAATCCTGATAAGCTGATACACCTTGAAAGGAGAgaacagtacagaaaaaaacaagtggaGATGTTGAAGGTGCGAAGCCCATTATCCAAAAGAAAGCTGCTCAAAAATGCTGGAGAGCAGTGTGTGGTTTCTCACAGGCTGTGTAGCAAGGGAGACCATTCAAAGCAGAATGGTGAGGTTGATGAAACTGTTGAGACTTCATTGCAAAACGCTCCTCTCAAAGAGTACTTTTCCAGTACAGATGCTTGCCCTGACCTACAGAAGCAGGCTGCTGAAAGTCCATTGAGGAATGTGTTTGCAAGCAAAGAACATCCATGCAAAGCAACAGCATCCTCCTTACTGGGGAAAACTATATTAAAGTCTGCTCACAAAGAAAAGGACTTGAAAgttcagctcccagcagctttCACATCAGATGCTAATGTGAAGGGAAGCAATGATAATGAGGAAACGATACACTTAATCCATCATAAAATCATGGAGCACGATAATTCCTCTGTTGCAAGTGATCAGAAAGGAAGCCCCAGCTGGACTGCTGGAAAAAGCTCTGAATTCATATACTCAGATGACTTTTTTGCAAGTCCTGACAACATAGTTTATTCAGAAGATTTCACCAGTGCTGAGAGTACAGAAAGAGACTTGGAAGATCTGGACAGCAGTCCTGAACCTCTCTGGCTTGAAAGCCCAAACCGTCCTCAGTCAGGCACAGAAGAGGAATCCAGCAGGTCCAGAGTTTCAAAAGCAAGTGAAAGAGCTGAAAGTATATCAGATTTTGTGCCAGTGCATTCATCTTCATCACCGGTCTCTTCTTTGAAGAGAAGCCATGgcttgaaaaacagcaaaggaacTGGTGGTGAATCTGCTGATTTACTTAATAACCCCTCTCTCTGGGCAGGATTATTAGATGAAGAGCAGGAAGCCCACCAGGTCGATAAGGAAGAGAACAGAGTTGAGCAGCATATTAAACAAGCATCTATACTGAGAGATGAACAAGTTAGCTCCGATACTTATCTGAATATAGGAAAAGGGCAGACCTCTACAGAAAAAACTCAGTCAGTAACTCAAGTGTCCTCCTACTTACCAAGTAACTTGTCCAATCATGAACTTAGTGATGTGGAAAACAGTAGGTCAAGCAAAAATGATGATGTTTTGGGAGACCTACATGCTCCTATTCAATACAAAGACATCAGTGAACTTGTAATATGCAATCTTCCGGGATACACAGTGTAA